Within the Gadus chalcogrammus isolate NIFS_2021 chromosome 15, NIFS_Gcha_1.0, whole genome shotgun sequence genome, the region TGAGAAGCCTTAAACCGTAGCGGCTATTCCTTCTCGGTAGCCACGTAAATCAGGTGAATAAGCCGTAGCCTAATGATGTGGACATTTCTGTTAACTTTGGGGTAGGCCTATTTCTAAATATGAATTCATATGaatgtatcatatatatgtgATTCACCTCTTATTAGCCTAATCTTCGCCCCCAATTCTCCATCCATTGTCGATTAGGTATCTTCATTGTTACCTGAAGGAAGGTAACCATACTATACGCTTAGTAATTTCCTACACTCACACAATTAGCTACAAATTGTATATGCTTACACTGATCAGTAGCTGATAATTGAATTAAGGGGAGTTGGGAAGCAATCTTTTTAGATGCGTCTTGACCCTTCTTCTAGGGGCTGTAAGTACCGGTTTACTCACTAGATGGCAGTATAGTTGCACTTACAACCAAGTGTTAGGCGGTTCTATTCATAAGCCACTTAGGGTTTTGTCTTGCACGGTAAGGTGTGTCAGATGCATTATATTATTGCTCATATTGTCACCAGATGATTCCTGTTATTCATGTTATTAGTCTTCATGccaaaaagcagtttctcaacGTGCTATATTGAACCTCTGCAAGCACATAATGTTTGTCGTTTTTTAATTGGAATAAGAAAAGGAATTTAATAAATTGAATACATTTTATATTGAAATTCCAAAGCATGCTTTTGCTTGGATGGTGTTTTCTCAGGGATTTTCTGGCTTGCCCTGAACAGTAAGGGCATTGTTGGGCAGTTTGCTTTCACATTCGATTTGATATTACATAACCCTGTGCCCTCACGCATATTTTCAAAGGTTTTGTGGATCAGAACATAGGAAATCCAAAAACCAATTTTTAAGAGTGGAAaagcgtgcgtttgtgtgtagcTGAATTTTGGTCcatcatggttgtgtgtgtgtgtgtgtgtgtgtgtgtgtgtgtgtgtgtgtgtgtgtgtgtgtgtgtgtgtgtgtgtgtgtgtgtgtgtgtgtgtgtgtgtgtgtgtgtgtgtgtgtgtgtgtgtgtgtgtgtgttcccattgCATGTTGAGCTATTTCCTGTATATCTATCAATCCAAGATGTCTTCCACGTGATTTACTAGAAATGTCTTCCTTcttagagcacacacacacacacacacacacacacacacacacacacacacacacacacacacacacacacacacacaaaagtttcTGCGTGTCTTAATTATTGCGTGTAGACATTtcttaaaacaataaataagtGCACAAGGTGTGTTACCTTACTGGGAGCACGATAACAGACACTGAATGATTAACCAAAAATGTTGCTTTGTTTGCTGGCTCTCTTCCATCCCGATAAGAACTTAATCAAATTATTTCCTAACAATCTCGGTGATAAAGGCGAATGTTTATTagagtcataaaaaaaacataaggaataAAATACTTCCAATAGAATtttgtataaaaaataaataataagaaacAATATCCTCCCCAAACGGCGTTCACTTGTACACAGCACATTCAACGAATCCTCCTTGAACCTTTACATTAACATTGTTTTCACGAAAATAAATGAGAATCTCCTCAAtacaaaactcaacacacacctCCAGGGCTTAGTGATAACGATCAAAGAATTCTGAAATAAAACCATAAAGATGATTAAAAAAGAATGGAACAAAGACAGTTGTAGATTTAGCCTTCCCACAAGAGGGAAACATCAGTTGCCTAACGTGTGACAACAAGTCAGACGATTGGACGCTGGTGGAGCTGTTATGGACCAGCACTTGAACAGCGAGACAACAAGCAGTCTGTCCGTCAGGCTCCCTTAAGAGGCTTTGAAGTGGGTCCATCCTGTCGGCCTGGAAGGGGTCCACCAGGGGAACAatggtctctgtgtgtcttcagCCGTCCACGGGGCTCTGCCTCGGCCCCTTTAAGAGGAGGCCGGCGGGGACCTCGGTGGTCTGTTGTGAGCCCCCGGGCCCTGCGCTGAGGGCCGGTGCTggggccctctcctcctcttcctcctcagacaGTTCCTCACGTTGCGATTCAGTTTGGTCGAcctggaagaggagatggaaacATGACGGTGAGGTGATGGGGATACTGCCCATCCCAGACCAGCAGAAGAGGGTACCCGTCACAATAAGACCCCCGTATAGGGGTCAGGGTTTGGGGTAGTAATAAAGAATGTGCACATCAACACCGTAGTTAACAAAAACATCATCACCTTACCTCACAAGAACCCTGTAACTAATTCATTACAAGACCGTAAGTTAACTTTTAAGGAACTGATAGTTAACTGATAGCTTACCACTGCAATGTAGGAGAGGGGAGCCttgttgtaaagtgttaccccaTGAAATAACCAGCTTTCTGTTTCGACAGCAACACAAACCCCCTCAACCAATAAGCTTGTGAACTTCTCTCTCATGGTGGTTCCAATGGTCAAAGGTCCAACATACCAGACACTGTCAGTGCGGGCCACACTCTCTCAGTAGGCTATATCATGATATGTCTCGTCATATATTGTTAGTTGTATGGGCAGAGATCTTCACTGCCAGGCCCTTAACCCTCTCCACTAGACGGTGGAGCGGCTCTCGCCCTCTCACCTCTTCCAGCAGTGCGTCAGGTGCCTCCCCAGGGGGGCGCTGGGGTTCACACACACCTCCTGATCGTTCTTCAGGACCACTCTgaaatacacaccaacacacgtcCGTTTTAAACCATTGCTTTGGTTTATATCTGCCATTGCTTGGAGATATAAAAAATGCCAGTCCTGTGCTggcatgtgttagtgtgtgttagtgtgcgttagtgtgcgtgcgtgtgtttgttctcTTTTGTTGACTGAGATCCAGAACTTACATCACTGTTACTCGGTCACAGCTGGGGTTTTTGGGGGTGATTTTGAGGTCCTTCAGGATCCCTTGGACCCTATTCCTGGTCACAGGACAGACACACCTTCCTGGGATATATGTGCTTTCTGTCTCTCGTActgcaggcacacgcacacacacacacacacacacacacacacacacacacacacacacacacacacacccacacacacacacacacatgcacacgtacacagacagtcagacacacacacgcacacgcacacacacacacacacacacacacacacacacacacacacacacacacacacacaaacatagaggaGGACAGGACAGGGTCAAAATCTAAACTAAATTGATTATTGCATTTTCCAACGCCCACTTCCCACAGTCCTTGAATAGGACAACATTGTACTCCAGTGCAGGGATACACTTGCTGATTCACATTTTTGAGATTGTTACTGCACATTCCCTTCTGTGATCAAACATTATTGTAGCTCATCATCAATCCTGGCTTCACTGAATCATAAAAATAACGTTTACCTATTGTACCTATTCTCCCTCAGAGCAATCTGTGAATGTGCTGCCACGAATGTTAACATAGCTGCGATATTGCACTGTCCTCTATAAGTCGATGTAGGACCTACTGTTCACCTCATCGCAAAAACTAAGTAATTTCACTTATTAATTTGGAACGGATGTTTTAGTCATGCCGGTATAGAGAAAGGTACTTTGATCACAGGCTGTAATTGTACATCATTTAAGTTACAATCCtgcataataatcataataatcataaaaaaatcaaaaacataATCAATCAAGGAGTAAGTGAACAACAGGGTAATAAATCCACCTTACCGGAGATCAGTGTACAGCAGAAGCTGAACACGGCGAGCCCGCAGAGCGATTGCACAGAGCACTTCATGCTGGAGCTGATGTCACCGCTTTCCCTCTCTCCGGGACACATGTTGTTATATAGTAAGGCTCCTCCCACGCACATattcaaacacactctctctctctctctctctctctctctctcacacacacacacacacacacacacacacacacacacacacacacacacacacacacacacacacacacacacacacacacacacacacacacacacacacacacagagaaacttCTCTGGGCTTTCCGTAACCAGGAAACCCCCATGTCACTGCACCCTCCTTTTAGTCAGGATTTTTCCCCTTTAACGTTAGGTGACTACCGGTGTTTATCTAATGTATATTTACACGATCGCACATCTTTGCGCAAACAGAAATGTTTAATCGCTGCGGATGGATCTGTTTTCGTTTTCTGTTCTGCCTTCATTATACTCTGCATGACATTATTCAACATTGAACATCTTATTAACAGCATGCATTGGACAGTGTTCAACATGAGTGTAATTGAGTTAGCgtcatgtttttttcttaaGGGGTTAATGTTCAACAGTTCCCACAGTGTCATTTGAGGCTGTGTCCCAACATGCAGCCCCGGGTTAAGCCTCTTGGCTCTCAACGGGATCATGTGATTTACCTGAAATCATCGGCTCTGTTCCATGTAGTCCCTGACGTTTGCAAACCACCGGCATTTGAGGTTATTCTTTCGAGGTTATTGATAATTGCTTTTAAGGTAATCTTCTCTGTTGCCTTTTcagtatatattatttatagataatgtattattattatctacttCAATTATCtcatttcaaattaaagtttgtTTTTACTTCAGATGTCAATAACCACGACAAATGTTGAAGGCAACAGACCTACGATTTCAAATTTGCCATTGTGAATTCCTTCTTCTTACCTAGAAAAAAAGTACATTGAAaacaatacaatgaaatatgtgAATACAAACTAAACAACCAGGAATAAGGTTTACTCAGGCCATTTCGCTTCAGTGTTATAATCGTATCTTTGGATGTACAGTGCCATGCCATATACTGTACGAGTGCACCTGCCAACCTAGGTTGATTAGTCATGAGTCATTTTTCTTGACTCCTAAAAGCTAAGGATTGCAGTGAAGGTAGAGTCAAcaatgcattcaaaattcttCCACTAAACATAAAAGTTGAGCATTTCAGGCAAAAATGCCTATTTTTTAACGAGAAACAACTTTGAAACCGCAGATACGATCCAGTCACATTTATACTGACATAAATAAACACTGATTGAAGTGTATTCAACACATTTGGTCAACATGCTCCAACATGTAGTGGTTAGTGGTTTGTCTCTTTACACATGTGGAGCCGCGTGGATTCATGAATGTGATCAACGTGTGTGAATCACCTGCCGGGGTGTCTGCTGTACCCGACTAACCAGCAGGTCTGATTCCTGCGTGTGTTCTGCAGCTCTGCTCACATCACAATGGGAGAGGGACAGACCTACGTGAAGCTGAGCGCCGAGAAGCACATCTCCAGGTAAGCCTACTCTCACTATGTCACCGGCCGGCCCCTCCTACTGACACAAACGCTGCGCTTGTTCCTGCAGCACCGTGTTCTGTTACGATGGGAAGCGGGATCATTGTGAGGTGGCTTTCACAGACTGGAACCGGATTCCTCCCAGTCTTTACGTGTACGGATTGCAGCAAGCAAATAATCAATGTTTCGCTTCTGATGCCAGCTGTGGTTCTTCTAATTTTAAACATCTTAACTAGTCTCAATTCATGGTATAATTTATGATACATTAAGAGTGGTTTGGACTCATTTCAATAAAAATGGTGTCATTGCAATTTGACTCAACTGTACAATTAAGTGTTATTTAACAATATTCTGGTTTCCAACTTAGACTCAGACACCCCCATGGCATTGGgtccccccccagacccccccccccccccccccccccttggaaCCCGTGTCTCCATGTTAACAAGACCTTCCTATCCCTCACAGGTCTGACGTCTTCTCGCTGCTCAGGACCTATAACTGTTACCACGAGGGCAAGAACTTCCAGCTGAGAGCCCTGGAGGTAATGTAAACGGACTGCAATTAtgcagcacttttctaaccactGGCTGCTCAACACACTTCACAAtatcgcctcacattcacccattcacaccgacggcggagtcagccccgcaaggcgacagccagctggtcaggagcagtcagggttagaGATGAcccgctcagggacacctcgacactcgaggtGCTCCTCCTCGACACTAGGGGGAGCCGGGGTTCATACTAGCTACACTCAGGGTACTATCCAAGCCGCTCTCCGTCCTGAGCTGCTGCCGCCCTGATGAGGTGCTAATGCTCAGACTGTGTTCCATCGGCATCCGGAGGAAACAGATGATAGCCCTTCGATCCAAGGAGGTGTTGCCGTAGGCTTCAGGCATAGCGGTAGATGAGACCGTCTGGGGCCGCAGCCCCGGTGACTGTCAGTTTATGTGGGAGTGTATTATGTTCAACGTTACCGGAGTAACGACAATCGGTACACATCACATGAGGAATGAACTGACAAAACCAGTTTTATGGCTTGGTCTATAGAGAGTCTTTGGAGGGTGGAAGTGTGTGTAAactaagtacacacacacatgtgttgaCACACATGTGGCTATAGTCTGTGAGCACAGACTATAGCCACATGTGTGTCAACACATGAGGCTATATATTGACGATTCTGGCTGGAGTTCCCAAGATGCAATGTGGTTCCTAAACCGCTTAAACCTCTGCGCTACGTACAGGAATAGAGGAAGGGTGACATGGCCTATGGTTGAATGCTTTGCAAAGCAGTTCTACGGTCGatgtgttgctgttgtgggATTAACAGCAGGGGACTGTGCAGCAGTGATAGTTAGTGTGATAGGTATTTTGTGGTTCTTGTGGCTGGGAGTTCCCCCACAGGACTTTGTGGTGGTCGCTCCTATCAAgggcccactgtgtgtgtgtgtgtgtgtgtgtgtgtgtgtgtgtgtgtgtgtgtgtgtgtgtgtgtgtgtgtgtgtgtgtgtgtgtgtgtcagctcatTCTTCGACCATATACAGTAGGTATTAGGGTCTGAAGTATGTCTGGGATTTTTCGGAGGGACGAGAGAGACAAGCATGACTGGTCAGAGGGATCAGACATAAGCCGACAACACATTTGCCCAagtatcttctctctctctcacacacacacacacacacacacacacacacacacacacacacacacacacacacacacacacacacacacacacacacacacacacacacagacacactgcaggTTGCAGAGTGATTTGTATGCAGCTTGTGTGCCCATTGAAGATAATTTCCCATACCAGGTTTTTGAATGAACCCACATTTGTGCTACCACCATTGTTTGTGCTGTGTTGCAACATGCAACCTCAAAGACAACTCCCTGGGGGCTGCGATGACCGGTGGTATAATCAGTGGATCAGGAGCATTGCTTCAGCGTTTCAACCGAGATGCAAGGGGAAACAAATATACTTAAATTGTTTTCAAGACCTGGAAGAGAAAAGTATTTTGTTCAACCTATGTGTGAACaatgtgcgtttatgtgtgtttgttttaggtgtgtgtgggtctacaGTTTCCTCTTGGCAAGATGTGTAAAACAGTGAAAGGTGAAACACTTTCGGTTTTCAaactctcttccccccccccccttccctcccccaatATGTGTCTCTGCACCGTTGTACAACgacaatgttggtgtgttatTCTACGCTGCTCCTGGGCCAGCCCTAGTTAAGTAGTCCGGACATGCCCGTGCTGCACATCATCAGGTGCTTTTCCACGGTTTAACCTCTACTGTCtctcagagggagggagatgaggggagagggagggagagggagggagatgaggggagagggagggagatgaggggagagggagggagatgaggggagagggagggagagggagggagatgaggggagagggagggagatgaggggagagagagggagatgaggggagagggagggagatgaggggagagggagggagagggagggagatgaggggagagggagggagatgaggggagagggagggagagggagggagagggagggagatgaggggagagggaggaagatgaggggagagggagggagagggagggagatgaggggagagggagggagatgaggggagagggagggagatgaggggagagagagggagatggatgagggagggagggagggagggagggagggagggagggagggaagtcACACCACCGACAATCCTCCTTTTACCTACACCTTACCTAGCCTgtctctgggagggagggaggtgagggggagggagggggggtagagggagagagagggagggagagatggaaatAGGGAGACCAGGATGGTGGAGATACAGGTGGGGTTCATCCTAAACAAGGCTCAGTCGGGTCTTTGCCGGTCTTGCTGGTTGTAGTTATATATACGATCTGTGATTACCCAGATTAAATGTTCCTGTTTAAGTGCTACCCTGTGCCCCAGCACCCTCTAGTGGTGTATATAAGATTTTGGTCAGGGGAAACTGCCGAGACTTGAGGCCCCCCTTGAGGTTGTACTTCATACTGTGAGGTCTCAAGTGTCCAATGTCTGACGATGTGCACAGTTTATTAACTCCTAGATTGTCAATCCAGATATTTGTCGATATAAGCAAAAAACTGTAATCACAGACACAGATATCCGTAATGATCTATGTTTGAGAACGGGATCAATATTCAGTTACTGTCAGAACAAGTGAATAAGATCAGTGTCCAGATACTGTCAGAATGATTGAATGAGATCAATGTGTAGTTactgtgtgaatgagtgtatgAGATCAATGTCTGAGTGAGCATTCACTCAGACATTCATCTGATCACTCAAAATTTGTGTCCGATGAAGTTACTGTGTGAATGAAatcatttatttaatgtttGTCATAAGTGGTCACATTGACAAAATCTTGTTTTTGGTGTATATTTTTGGCCGGTTTGGTTATTAAGACCTATGTGTTTAAAGTTAGCTTCCATCCACTTCAATGTGGGAGGTCATGGGAGTTAACTGCAGATTATCATCAATTATTATCAGGTGTTGAGGTACGATAGACATGGTATGTGGTGTTCTGACCTGGTGGGAACTGGAAATTGGAAGTGACTCAGTCATATGTCATTTTTCTGTAGTACATGTCGGGACAAGTATTGCTGTATTGGAGTGACTTATGAACGATTTGGTCACGTGAGGTTGTTATCGGAGATAAATCATACCTTCTAGACTTGTTTAGTAGATTGATTAAATCAAGCTTGGGCAGAGTCAAATACGTTGGGTTTTTTCCAGAAATATTGGTATTAGAAATAATTGGATATATTGTTGCGCAAATAAAACGCGTCCTAGTGGTAATTTGAAAATGTTCAGATTATGTCTTAGAAATTGTTGAACGCCTGTAAAAGGCAACTACTAAATGGCGGTAACGTGCTTTTACTACAAAACAGAACCGTGTGAGAAGTGCGAATGTAGGCAGAAACACATTAAAAGCTTTTCCTAAAAGATAATAGTTGGTTCTCAATTCAGTTTCGTTAAGAGCAATTATCAAATAATACACTTCTGTCTAGGACAGATGAATTACATCTTATGTTATTTACGTAGAAAAAAATAGGAgtcaaaacatacattttccatatcattttttattacaaatatataaaaaataaataaggcttTCGCGAACATGTACCCAAAGACAAAGTGCTTTTGAGTGCATAGAAATAAATACTTCTTCAATTCAGCTCTATGAGAGCCACTGTTGGCGAGTTCCCTCGTAGTCTCTGGcctcaaaaaaaaataaatcaaaacagaAAGTGGGTCCCAATTAAGTCCTCATCTGGGCCTGTCCGTACAGCCAGTCCACGGGGTCCCTGCCTCTGCAGTCCCGCTCCTCCACCGTCCTGAGGGTCAGCCTCTCCCCGCCGGCCCTTAAGCTGCGAGGGGATCCACGTGGAAGTAGAGCCGCTCCCGAGTGCTTCGTCTGGGCCTTGGAGAAGAGCCGCGGCCGGGCGGCCCTCTGGAGCCGGGAGGGCCCCGGGTTGAGGGCCTCCAGGGGCCGGGCGAGAGCCTGGATGCTGGCCATGTAGTCGTCCGGGGTGGGGGAGGCCGGGGTGGGCAGGGGGGGCGACGCGGGGTCCTCCAGGGTCTCAGTGATGGTGGGCAGCAGGAGAGACCATCTGCGTTTCATTCTGTAGGAGGACAAGGACTCGGTGAGCCGCCGGTAACCAGGTAACGCCAGCCGTCTTCAGATCCACCGGATCACTAACGTTATCGCATTTCTTAAGCTGCTGGTTCTATGTGCGAGCGTGTAAGACAAATTCCGTCTCAGAAACCGGCCAGCGGTCACAAACAGCTTTGTTATGGCTTGTATTAAATGACATGAACGAATCTCCTCAGATTGCCGGTATTAAAAACAACAATTCAGTGGACATTCATTTCAGCATCAATGTACTTTACTCTATCCAAGCACAAAACTCCAGTTTTACATGAAACATGGCAATAAAGTCTGACATTTTTTGAATCCAACATTAGTTCAGTGAAAGTGTTTTCCATGTAGTGCTCTTACCTTTGAGTCTGTAGTTGTTTGGTCTTATTTGGAGTTAGTGTGCAGCGATGTTAAGTCCAGTAGGCTTCAGTCAGTCTGAGACCTGTGAGAGCACTCAGCCCTTTATATAGCCGCCGTCTGTGTGGGAGAGATAAGCACAGGACACTAAATATAGCCTGGCTGACCTtgctcccgtgtgtgtgtgtgtgtgtgtgtgtgtgtgtgtgtgtgtgtgtgtgtgtgtgtgtgtgtgtgtgtgtgtgtgtgtgtgtgtgtgtgtgtgtggtgtgggtgtgtttgtatttcgcaggtctgtgtaaatgtgtggtgatgtgttagcatatttatatacttgaccgtgtgtttgaatgtgcatTTGTCACacagtgcatgtatgtgtgtgtgtgtgtgtggtgtgtcagCTCATGCTcagttgtcagtgtgtgtgtgtgtgtgtgtgtgtgtgagtgagtgggagtgtgcgtgcgagtgtgtgtgcgagtgttagtgtgtgtgtgtgtgtgtgtgtgtgtgtgtgtgtgtgtgtgtgtgtgtgtgtgtgtgtgtgtgtgtatgtgtgtgtgtgtgtgtgtgtgtgtgcgaatgtgtgtgtgtgtgtgtgtgtgtggtgtgtgtgtgtgtgcgaatgtgtgtgcgagtgtgtgtgtgtgtgtgtgtgtgtgtgtgtgtgtgtgtgtgcgagtgtgtgtgtgtgtgtgtgtgtgtgcgtgcgtgcgtgcgtgcgtgcgtgtgcaggaAGCCCAGGAGTGGTGGTGCACTGAGGTGCGGGCTGAGCGGGGCAGCTGGTGTTTATGTTCCTGAAACAATGCAGCCCTGGGAGCCCTCAAGAAGACAATGTCtcccacaccctccctccctcccccctcccccctccaccctccactccctcccccccctcccctctactcTTTCACATTCTATCTTTAACACGTTTTTCCAAAATAATGTGTCTATCCGCACACGTCGCAcacgtaaataaaatagaaaacccTCATTTGTGATCTGATGTAACTCACCCAACTTTGTActctttattacattttattccataatgaattgtaaaaaataaaaaggctaGGCCAAACATTAAACTTTGACAACAAAGGAAGCAGCAACCAGGAAGGACAGATAATGAGCAAGCAGCCAAAATAATTGGTTTACCTCCCTAAGCTCTGCGTAGCTCCTTACCATCACATGGATCATACCTGCGGCAGAGAGTCTTGGTTAATACCTCGCCAAGCACCTCCTCAGCCTCCCATATGCCCTCTGTAAAGCATCCAcgtgtgtgggtctctgtgtgtgtgtgtgtgtgtgtgtgtgggtgtgtgtgtgtgtgtgtgtgtgtgtgtgtgtgtgtgtgtgtgagagtgtgtgtgtgtgtgtgtgcgtgtgcgtgtgcgtgtgcgtgcgtgtgtgtgtgtgtgcgtgtgtgtgtgtgtgtgtgtgtgtgtgtgtgtgtgtgcctgtttgtgtgtgtgtgtttgtgtgcctacgtatataatatatacttgTGTACCTGGGAAATAATTTTACTATAATTGCAAATTGGTATGAATTGAATGAAAcctaatcacagtaactgggaAACGAGGCTCGCTTCACTGGGAGAGCCTGCGGTTTTTTGCTGGAAGCGCCAACATGTCTGATGCCTACTGTCTCGCTGCCTTATCTAAAGCGCGCAGATTTGCAACGGTTTTGTTTACACTCACTGTTGGATAACAGCATTAATAAGCATTATATTATAtgttaaatatatgtatatatatatatatatatatatatgtgtgtttgtattcatctTAGATAGTGTTTATTACCTTGAGGTTCCTAACAGGAGTCAGTGCGTACTTGCTCAGGTGATTCAGTGATATAGCTGGTATCCAAAGCACCAAGCGACCTCATGCCTCCATTAGTGACCCTAGGACAGATGACTGTGCATACGTGACCTGGGGCAGCCATGGCTGTGGGACACGTGTGGGAGCTCACCGTGTGTcgctgtggggaggggggggctgacctCCCCTCAGCCTCTAGTGGCGGGGcacggggtgggaggggggctcCAGGGTCTGCCCTCTGTTCAGCACGTACACCGAGACCACACCACCAGGCCCACTGCCAGCAGGAAGACTGCTCACAATGGaaggcctggtgtgtgtgtgtgtgtgtgtgtgtgtgtgtgtgtgtgtgtgtgtgtgtgtgttgtgtgtgtgtgtgtgtgtgtgtgtgtgtgtgtgtgtgtgtgtgtggtgtgtgtgtgtgtgtggtgtgtgtgtgtgtgtgttcatatgtttttgtgttgttttgtgttttgtgtagtgtgtgtgtgtgtgtgggctgtgtgtgtgtgtgtgtgtgtgtgtgcgtgtgagtctgcgtgtctgtgagtgtgcgtctgtgttactatgttgtgcatgtgtgtctgtttgtgtttgtttgtctgtgtgtgcatatgttcataagtgtttctctgtgtatttgaatgtgttcacatgtgtgtgtctttgtgtgtgtgtgtgtgtgtgtgtgtgtggtgtgtgtgtgtgtggtgtgtgcgtgtgcgtgtgtgtgtgcgtgtgcgagtgtgtgtgtggtgtgtgtgcgtgtgtgtgtgtgcaggagacaggagagCTCATCCTGGAGGGCTTGCTGAACATCTACTGGGGTCTCCGGCGACCCATACGGCTGCAGATGCACGACGACAACGAGAGATTCTGTCCTTCTGCTCC harbors:
- the LOC130404364 gene encoding C-X-C motif chemokine 9-like, with the translated sequence MCPGERESGDISSSMKCSVQSLCGLAVFSFCCTLISVRETESTYIPGRCVCPVTRNRVQGILKDLKITPKNPSCDRVTVIVVLKNDQEVCVNPSAPLGRHLTHCWKRSTKLNRNVRNCLRRKRRRGPQHRPSAQGPGAHNRPPRSPPASS
- the LOC130404367 gene encoding protein DEPP-like, whose protein sequence is MKRRWSLLLPTITETLEDPASPPLPTPASPTPDDYMASIQALARPLEALNPGPSRLQRAARPRLFSKAQTKHSGAALLPRGSPRSLRAGGERLTLRTVEERDCRGRDPVDWLYGQAQMRT